The genomic interval TCGAACGAGGATCGAGCAGGATAGACCTTTCATCCAGTCGAATCATTGAAACTTCCTATTTCGTAGAACGAAATACTTACGATCGACGGCGCGGGCGCGGTCCAGTGGGCCCCCGGGGACGGAGGCGGGTCTCGGCCTCCTCGTGCCTACCTTTGGCGTGCTCGCCCGCCGCTCGGACGAGGGCGTCGCGGACGAGCCTGTGCGCGAGGTCGGCGTCGTACCTCGGGTGCCACACGAGAGAGAGCGCGTAGGGCTTCGTCGGGATCGGGAGCTCGAGCACACGGAGCCCGAGCGCGGGAGCCGCGGCGGTGGCCATGCGCTCGGGCACGGTCAGCAGATAGTCCGTCGCCGAGACGAGCGCCAAGGCGGCGTGGAAGTACGGGACCGCGCGGACGACACGACGCGTAAGCCCGCGCTCGGCGAGCACGTCGTCGACGTGGCCCCCGGGTCGCCCTCGCGGCGCGACTTGGACCTGGTCGATGGCGAGGTAGGTGTCCAACGTGAGGCGCTTCGGGACCTTGGGGTGCCCGTCTCGGACCACACACACGAACCGGTCGGTCAAGAGGACGCGGCTCCGCATCTCCGGCGGGAGATCCTCGTAGATGCCGACGGCGAGATCGGCGTCCCCGAGCCGAAGGAGGGCGCCGTCGTCTCGGGTGTTGGGCACGAAGCGGAGCACGAGGCGAGGTGCGACACGACCGAGCTCGCGGTCCACGGCGTGCCCGAGCACGGTGAGCACGTAGTCGGACGCGGCCACGACGAACGCCCGATCGACGGTCGCGGGATCGAACGATCTTGGGGCATCGAGGGTGCGACGCGCGGCCTCGACCAGCGCGCGGACCTCGGGACGGAGCGCCTCGGCGCGGGGCGTGAGCACCATCCCGCGGCCCGAGCGTACGAGCAGCGGGTCCGAGAGCTCGTCCCGGACACGGGCGAGCGTGTGGCTCATGGCGGGTGTCGA from Myxococcales bacterium carries:
- a CDS encoding LysR family transcriptional regulator is translated as MKSFDLALLPALDALLQEASVTRAARRLGLSTPAMSHTLARVRDELSDPLLVRSGRGMVLTPRAEALRPEVRALVEAARRTLDAPRSFDPATVDRAFVVAASDYVLTVLGHAVDRELGRVAPRLVLRFVPNTRDDGALLRLGDADLAVGIYEDLPPEMRSRVLLTDRFVCVVRDGHPKVPKRLTLDTYLAIDQVQVAPRGRPGGHVDDVLAERGLTRRVVRAVPYFHAALALVSATDYLLTVPERMATAAAPALGLRVLELPIPTKPYALSLVWHPRYDADLAHRLVRDALVRAAGEHAKGRHEEAETRLRPRGPTGPRPRRRS